The Oceanicaulis sp. nucleotide sequence CAGGAAGCCGCCCGCCAGGCGCGCGCCGCCGCCGGCTAGCCTCCGGCACGGATCGGTATGATCAAAACCCCGCCGGGTTCGCCCGGCGGGGTTTTTCTTCGCCTGGGCTCCAGGCCGTGAACGCCAACCGCAAGCTGAACGCTGTTCGCCGATTCGCGAAACGCGCGATCCTGTGTCACGCTCCCAGACGGGCCGGGGGGCTCGCTCAGGGAGGACGCCATGAGCATGGTTTCCGACACGGCGCCGGCGCGGTCAGGCGCGCCGGTGCGCTGGATACCCGCCGTGCTCGGTGCGGCGGCGGTGACCGCAGGCCTGTTTCTTCTGATGACCTGGCTGATCGCCGAGGACATCGTCAGGATCGAGGAGCCGGCAGGCCTCGAGCCGATGAGGATCAGCTTCGATCCCGAACCGATCGCGATAGACGAGGGGCGCGATCCGCCGGAGCGGATCGACACCGAGCCGCCCCCGCCCGCTCCCCGTATTCACACCGAGAACGCCGCCCCGGCACCGGGGCCGACGGTCCAGCCTGCGCCGCCGCGCGTCGAGCCGGTCGTCGAGCTGATCGGTCAGGGCTTCACGCCCGCCCCGCCGGTGGACGTGCGTGTGCCGCCCGCCTATCCGGCGCG carries:
- a CDS encoding TonB family protein, producing the protein MSMVSDTAPARSGAPVRWIPAVLGAAAVTAGLFLLMTWLIAEDIVRIEEPAGLEPMRISFDPEPIAIDEGRDPPERIDTEPPPPAPRIHTENAAPAPGPTVQPAPPRVEPVVELIGQGFTPAPPVDVRVPPAYPAREQGRGVEGDCTVRYDVTAAGQAVNLEVVRCDSSGFARATVDAVSQWRFAVSGGRASDEIVARGQTTTLQFRLD